The sequence CGAATGCCCCGTTGCAGGGTTTTGATGGCCTCGAAAAACAGGTTGGTTTGCCGATACGTATCGCTGAGGGCGGCGTAGGCCTGGGGTGAAGGCTGTTTTTGCAGCGACTGCGTCAGAAACTGGGCCGCCGTGGTCTGATCGTTTCGGAGGAGCGCCATCGACGCCAGGGCGTAGTTGGCCTTATGTTGCAGAAACTCATGCCCCAGCGATTGTTGGTAGAAGGTCTGGGCCAAGTCGGGCTGCTGTTCGGCCATATAGGCGTCGGCGATGGCCGACTCCAGTGCGGCCTGTCCCTGCCGGAACACAAAATAATTGCCACCCGCCACCATGCCGACGATACCCACGATGCCCGCCAGTCGGAAAAGGGGCAGATCGGCCAGTCTGGCTTTGTATAACACCCGGTGAACGGGTAGCTGCTGCTGGTAGATGGGCCAGAAGTTCAGCGCCACGTAGAGCGTCATGCCGATGCCCATGGCAAAGTGGCTATACACGATGGCATCTTCGAAAACCTCGATGAGTGGGTCGTTGGCTGTTGCGAAGGCATAGGCTATCGTGAGCAGCGTCAGTGTGGCCCCGCCGAGGTAGATACCCGCGCCCGCGTTAGCAAACGATACGCGCTCCTGTTGATCGAGCAACCGACGAAACCCCCAGACGCCCAGCCCAATCGACACGATGATGATAAGGAACGGGCTGATCGTCAGGATATCCCAGTCGATGGTGCGCGTATTTTTAAGCCAGATCAGGAGGAGGTTGACCAGATACAGGACGCTGATCAACAGGAAATTGTACAAGCCCAACGGTTTGTCGGACCCAACGGAGGCGTCGGAGCGGCGTACGCTCGTTAGCCAGACCATCGCGGCGATCGGCTCGATCGCGATCAGGACGATAAACGAAATGCTCAGGACGAGCAGGCCCGGTAATGCGTAGCTGACCAGCAGTTGCGCTGGGTACGTTGCTCCGGCCACGCTACCGATGCCGAGGGCCGTTAGGCCGATCAGGCCCAGAAATACGCCTGTGCGAATGGCGAAGGAAGTACCAGTCCGGAAGGCGTGAAAATAATAGCTGGTTCCCCCGAAGGTGATTGTCAGGATGAGGAACAGCCACTTGCCCAGGAAACCCGGCAGCGTCAGAATGTCGAAGCGGCAAACGGCAAGAAACAGGATAAACAGACCCATGCTGATCCGGTACAGGAGCGTGGGGAGCCGACAGACGCCCGCCAATAACAACGCCATGGCCCCGCACAACCCAACGAGGGTGCCGGTAGCTACGAGCGGGTACACCTGCATGGGCGAGGCCATAAACTGCCCCATGACGGCCTGCACCTGCCCCGGTATGGGGTATGTGAGCAGGCCATCCGTTACGGTGTAGAGCGAGGTGGGCAGGCCAACGAGTTCACTCAGTACCTGCCATCGGACCACGTTAGTCAAGCCCCGATACCAGGTGAACCCAAACCAGCCAAGAGACAAGAGTAATACCCCCAACCCGGTCAGGTACGTTAGCCGGTTGGGTAAAGTCCAGTTCTTCCAGAAAATCAATGACATACACTATGAACGAAACTGACAATAAAAATCGTAAACGTCGTTTGGGTTATAAACACAAAAAGCACTGACCAGCAGTGCTTTTTGTGTATTGAAATGTACCGGGAGCGGGGATCGAACCCGCACGAGCTTTTACGGCTCACAGGATTTTAAGTCCTGCGCGTCTACCTATTCCGCCATCCCGGCAAGTCAACGAATAGGGGTTCAGTCTGAACCACCTGATACAAAAAAAGCACCGGGGTTCGGTGCCATTTCTGTGGAGCGAAAGACGGGGTTCGAACCCGCGACCTCGACCTTGGCAAGGTCGCGCTCTACCAGCTGAGCTACTTTCGCGTTTTTCGTTGTTGGCTTGTGGCCGTCAGCGATTTTGATGATGCAAAAGTAGGGGGTTTCGCAGCGTTTGTCAAGAGGCTGGGCGAAAAAAGCGGCTAAAAAAAGTAGACCGTGTTGGTAAGTGGCTCATTCCGAAAGCACTATTTTAGAAAAAAAACGAGGGCAGCCGTCCCGAAAAAGGTTAAACCACCTCATTTTTGAAGGCGATACGCAAGGCCTACCGACAAGGCTCCCCATGCATCGAGACTATTACCACTCGGGATGGGCCCGAAGATATCACCACCGTTGAGGGTCTTGATCGTACTGTTGTCATGGTCGAAAGTAGCGTCGAGTTTGTCGGTATGAACGACGTTGTAGCGTAGGTCGACTGTCAGGCTCAGGCTGCGGGAAAGAGGCGCACAGTATCGCAGCCCAAGCGGAACCACAACTTCGTGCGTTTGGGTTACGCCCGCTACGCCTTTGGCCGTATAATTATCACTAGCCGTGCGGTGGCTGCCGGGGCCATTGGTCAGCCGTTGAACGGAGCCGTCACTGAGCGAATAGGCGGTGGCATTGAAGAAAATCAGGCCGTAGGTGAGGTAAACCGACAAATGGTTGCGCGCCTGCTCAGGCCGTTGTTGCCGGGTTTTGCGGTTGATCAGTTCCGACAAATTCACCGAAGCCCCAATGCTAGCCTGGGTAAAGCGGGTTTGCGCCTGGGTGTTGTAAAAAGCCTGCTGTTGCGCGCCCAGTGTTCCCAGATCGCCCAGCAGTTGAAAACCAAAGGTGCGACTGATGGGGTAGGTCAGCGTGACACCGACGGCGGGCTTGAGATCAGGTGATGACAAATCGCCAAAAAGTTGGGTGACACCCACTGCCACGCCAACCTGTAGGGTATGAGTCTCCATCGGCCTTGGGTGAGCCAGTGTGTCGGTTGGATGGTCAGGTGAAGCTAACGGCGGAACGGACGTGGCCAAACTTGCTGTACAGGTCGTCAGGCAGACGGCAAGTAGCGATAGGGAGGTAGCGTTTCGAACGGAAGGTAGGGATATAGTCATACAAATTATCACTGGTTGATCTGTTGTATAGTGCAGGTAAGACGATGTCCGTATATGAAAGTAACTGTCCGTATGCGGACATGTAAGTGATTTTAGCTTGTTGATAATCAGTAGTTTATTGGTTTGGCGTGCCTGTTGTTCTGTGCTTGGTACAGCATTTTATGGTAGATGACGCAACGGTTGTTGTCGACGCTGCATCTTTTCAATGAACGCATCCCAAACGCATAGTCCCATGAGCCTTTTACGCACATTCCTATTGTTGACGACGACGCTAACAGCAGCGATCCTGCTCTCAGTAGCCTGTTCACCAGCGATCTCGGGCATATTGACCGACGACCGCGACTCGAAACCCTACAAAACACAGACATTCACGGGCATCAATGCCGTTCGTGCCCAAACATCGGGTGGCAGCCTGACCGTCGAAGGCGGTAATGGGGCTGAAGCACGCCTGGAAATGTACGTACGCAGCAGCAACTGGAATGGCCGCGACGAACTGAGCCGCGAGGAGATTGAAGACCGGCTGAGGGATTACGAAATCAACATCCGGCAGGATGGGGGCACACTGGTGGCCACCGCCAAATCGAAACGAGACGGCAGCTGGTGGAATAACCGGAATGCCCTGAGCATCAGCTTTAAGTTTTTTACCCCGCGCCGCGTCAATACCGACCTTAACACCTCAGGTGGTAGTATCCAGATCAGCCACCTCGATGGGAAACAGCGCTTCGAGACGTCGGGCGGGAGCCTGCGGCTGGTTGATCTGAAGGGCGACATTGCCGGGCGGACGTCGGGCGGCAGCATTAAACTGGATGGCTGCCGGGAGCGGGTCGACGTCGAAACGTCGGGCGGGAGCATCGAAGCGAGCAACTCAAATGGCAACCTGACGCTTGAAACGTCGGGTGGGAGCCTGCGGCTGATGGGCCTGAACGGGATGATCAAGGCGCGGACCTCGGGCGGTAGCATCAACGGCGATCAGATCGATGGTGAACTGCAAACGAGCACCTCGGGCGGCAGCATCCGGATCCGGAATATGGCCGGCAGCATCGACGCCAACACGTCGGGTGGTAGCGTTGAGGTGAACCTCACCCGCGTCGATAAATTCGTGACGCTGGGTACGTCGGCCGGGAGCGTGCGTGTGCAGATGCCGATGAACAAAGGCATGGACCTTGAGCTCGACGGCAACCGGGTGAGCGCCCCATTGAGCAATTTCAGCGGTACGGCCGACAAAGACCGGATCGTGGGCAAGATCAACGGTGGTGGTATTCCCGTTAAGCTGACTGCCTCGGCCGGCAACGTGTATCTGAATCAGAATTAAGCGGGAAATGAGTCGGTGCCACAAACGCCGATTTGTCCGCCCGCTGTCCGAATGCGGACGAGTAGCTAGCCAAAAAAGCCCTGAATCGCTTGATTTAGGGCTTTTTTGTGTTGTGGCACACCGATTGAACCTAGCTTTATGGCGTCAAACTTGTAACAGGACATTAAGGTCGAGTTGCAGAATGATGAAAAACGATGATCTGGATGAATTCAGTTATTGGATCAACCAAAACCAGATCGGGAGTGGGGCTGGCTTCGGTTTCGTTTACCATCGTTTCTGGGAGTGGTTCCAGCTTGATTTTTTTCCGCTGGTACTATAACGTTCCCAAACCGGTGGTGAGCCTGGCAATAATACGCTGATGATCCCGGGGTGCATACGTACCCTATCTTCATGGAGAAGCAACGGGCCGTCAACCTTCGGATGATACATTCTTTTGCAGTTAACCTTATTAAAGATAACCGATTATGATTCAACTCTCGAACGTCGCCAAGTACTACCCCGCCGGGTTTGGCCGGACGTATGTGCTACGGAATATCAACCTGACCATCAACGAAGGGGAGTTTGTGAGCATTATGGGGCCGAGCGGATCGGGCAAGAGTACGTTGTTGCACATTTTGGGTTTGCTAGAAGAGCCTTCCGAGGGCGAATACCGATTCCTGGATCAGCCCGTGCAGAAACTGTCGGAGAAGCGCCGCACCGAATTGCACCGCAGCCACATCGGCTTTGTCTTTCAGGCCTACCACCTTATCGATGAACTGACCGTCTACGAAAACATCGAAACGCCGCTTCTGTACAAAGGCATGTCGGGCAACGAGCGCAAGAGCCGCGTGGCCGATGTGCTGGACCGGTTCAACATCGTGGCCAAGAAAGACCTGTTCCCTAGCCAGCTATCGGGCGGGCAGCAGCAACTAGTGGGCGTGGCGCGGGCCATTGTCGCGCAGCCGAAGGTCATCTTTGCCGACGAACCCACCGGCAACCTGCACTCGGCGCAGGCCATCGAGATCATGGAGTTGTTTCGCGAACTGAACCAGAAAGACGGCGTCACGATCGTGCAGGTGACCCACTCCGAAGCCAACGCCGAGTACGGGAGCCGCATTGTACGGCTGAAAGACGGCTGGCTCGAACCGGAAGCGGCCCCAGCGGTGTAAATCAAACCTTACCGGTTTTAAACGGGGGCGCCCAGCCCTATAAGGTGTAAGAGCGGCGTAATCGCATCGGCCGACGTACCCCCGAACGTCTGGATGCCGTTGACGTTGGCACAAAAAACCGCGTCGGCTGTAGCCAGGGTTTCGGGGGCGTACAACCCTTCTTCCACGACCTGGGTACGTAGCAACTGCCGACGCAGGATACCGTCGATGCAGCCGGTGTCGAGGCTGGGCGTAAACCACTGGCCGTTGTGCCGCCAGAACACCGACGAGGCCATGCACTCGGCCACGTGGCCGGCTGTGTCGAGTAGGATAACGTCGTCATAGCCGTGTTGCTGCCTGTGCAGGCCCGCCAGCACGTAGGGCAACGCGTTGAGGGTTTTGAACCGGGATACCGGTGACGAGACCAGCCGAACAGCGGTGAAGAAACCGAGATGGGCTTTCGCCGTGACGGTAAATGGGGAGGTGGGTTGCGCCGTCAGCAGCCAGTTGGCCGCTCGGGTCGTAGGCGTATACAGGCCGCCGGTTTGCCGCCACACCTGCAACTTGATACGGGCCGACCCATCGGCCAATTCGTTCTGATGGATCAGAGCCATCACCTGCTCATGCAGGGTGTCGCTGTCGAACTGGGTGGGTACGTTGAGTTGAAGTGCGGCCATGCCCTGCCGGAGGCGATCGTAGTGGTCGGGCCAGAACCAAACGCGATTTTTTTCGTAGCGAATGGTTTCAAACAGCCCGTCGCCATACTGGAAAGCCCGGTCGGTTGGCGGGGTCATCCAGTGGCTTGCCGGAAGTACATCCGAGTTATAAACCAGATTCATGGCGGAAATTAGCCGTTTATCCCAAAACGGTGGTTGCCGCTTCAAGTACCTTTTAACATTGACCTTAGAAATGCACATGAACATGCGCCTACTGCCCTATTTGCGACTCTCTGCCGCCGGACTGGCACTCGCCGCTCTGCTGGGCCACCCATCGGTTTTTGCCCAGACGGCGGGCACGCCTCCGGCTGCGTCGGCCACACCTGGCGAGGGGCAACGCGTTCCGCAGCGCCTCGGCCTGCAAACGTGCATCGACATTGCGCTGCAAAACAACCTGACCCTGCGGCAGAGCCAGATTCAGTTGCGTAACAGCGAACTGCAACTCCG comes from Fibrella aestuarina BUZ 2 and encodes:
- a CDS encoding tetratricopeptide repeat protein — protein: MSLIFWKNWTLPNRLTYLTGLGVLLLSLGWFGFTWYRGLTNVVRWQVLSELVGLPTSLYTVTDGLLTYPIPGQVQAVMGQFMASPMQVYPLVATGTLVGLCGAMALLLAGVCRLPTLLYRISMGLFILFLAVCRFDILTLPGFLGKWLFLILTITFGGTSYYFHAFRTGTSFAIRTGVFLGLIGLTALGIGSVAGATYPAQLLVSYALPGLLVLSISFIVLIAIEPIAAMVWLTSVRRSDASVGSDKPLGLYNFLLISVLYLVNLLLIWLKNTRTIDWDILTISPFLIIIVSIGLGVWGFRRLLDQQERVSFANAGAGIYLGGATLTLLTIAYAFATANDPLIEVFEDAIVYSHFAMGIGMTLYVALNFWPIYQQQLPVHRVLYKARLADLPLFRLAGIVGIVGMVAGGNYFVFRQGQAALESAIADAYMAEQQPDLAQTFYQQSLGHEFLQHKANYALASMALLRNDQTTAAQFLTQSLQKQPSPQAYAALSDTYRQTNLFFEAIKTLQRGIRAFPNSGELRTNLGYLYGKTAIADSAYYYLQSAVDLTNQDAVPLANLMGVYAKNPQILAADSTLAQQIEPRTDPAFTANALALRLVMKRTPAGDSSDVPNVPSWLTNLKAGQALDAGQFASLYNYALATPRPDTLLVNQLQQAALNPANQEVTDELLLATALARYKANQHPEAFDLLTQLAENDARKRTAYRTTLGLLELEQGLNRQAAETFALNSLDTLSMLYRAVALTKTGNLVAAQPLWQTATRQDATMRGVAETLYGQKQPVTDLEKAFYVSFRPDDANRGRVWETIRDTNLKTVAGAFLIDTYLATRQYFYAQMILSQMGEPKGLSAFARSTENLSAVKIAAFRQKVTATDSLAKTFFVPAHQGLIAALRGQVFAKAKRLPDAQQAYTTALQLAPANAAVVAEAANFLRTNKQVKPAYNAVLRALAVSENDPALLKSYVLLCADQSLFDYAEQGLVKLNFATTPADYQAFEAAYQQKITAVENQRQRFTN
- a CDS encoding DUF4097 family beta strand repeat-containing protein is translated as MSLLRTFLLLTTTLTAAILLSVACSPAISGILTDDRDSKPYKTQTFTGINAVRAQTSGGSLTVEGGNGAEARLEMYVRSSNWNGRDELSREEIEDRLRDYEINIRQDGGTLVATAKSKRDGSWWNNRNALSISFKFFTPRRVNTDLNTSGGSIQISHLDGKQRFETSGGSLRLVDLKGDIAGRTSGGSIKLDGCRERVDVETSGGSIEASNSNGNLTLETSGGSLRLMGLNGMIKARTSGGSINGDQIDGELQTSTSGGSIRIRNMAGSIDANTSGGSVEVNLTRVDKFVTLGTSAGSVRVQMPMNKGMDLELDGNRVSAPLSNFSGTADKDRIVGKINGGGIPVKLTASAGNVYLNQN
- a CDS encoding ABC transporter ATP-binding protein, with the translated sequence MIQLSNVAKYYPAGFGRTYVLRNINLTINEGEFVSIMGPSGSGKSTLLHILGLLEEPSEGEYRFLDQPVQKLSEKRRTELHRSHIGFVFQAYHLIDELTVYENIETPLLYKGMSGNERKSRVADVLDRFNIVAKKDLFPSQLSGGQQQLVGVARAIVAQPKVIFADEPTGNLHSAQAIEIMELFRELNQKDGVTIVQVTHSEANAEYGSRIVRLKDGWLEPEAAPAV
- a CDS encoding aminotransferase class IV, which produces MNLVYNSDVLPASHWMTPPTDRAFQYGDGLFETIRYEKNRVWFWPDHYDRLRQGMAALQLNVPTQFDSDTLHEQVMALIHQNELADGSARIKLQVWRQTGGLYTPTTRAANWLLTAQPTSPFTVTAKAHLGFFTAVRLVSSPVSRFKTLNALPYVLAGLHRQQHGYDDVILLDTAGHVAECMASSVFWRHNGQWFTPSLDTGCIDGILRRQLLRTQVVEEGLYAPETLATADAVFCANVNGIQTFGGTSADAITPLLHLIGLGAPV